A window of the Besnoitia besnoiti strain Bb-Ger1 chromosome VI, whole genome shotgun sequence genome harbors these coding sequences:
- a CDS encoding glycine cleavage H-protein (encoded by transcript BESB_066220) — translation MSRFVFSAHSSVQLLPFIWVRRPLSSAALLPRALRSRAQSRQLKQVCLHGACPVVPFSCGFPAPAGLSVPCLRFCRASSSSPTSASASLGSSADSAGSPPRPAPTPLGVYYSKSHEYVRFLLDAPEASAGASSAGAGPERVLFGIIGISAHAAEELGEVVYADFPQPIDRLAHAAPGDAAERPDSAEAQGDADGFWVKRGSPVCSLESVKSVAEVYSPVDGRVTAVNRTAVKTPNVIFQDPEGQGWILRLQLTSAADNGGDCGEEERAREVVAKLTKRLMDEERYCKFVEAEKHATSSED, via the coding sequence ATGAGCCGCTTCGTTTTTTCCGCACATAGCTCAGTCCAGCTTCTGCCTTTCATTTGGGTGCGTCGGCCGTTGTCAtccgccgcccttcttcctcgcgctctgcgctcgcgcgctcAAAGTCGCCAGCTGAAGCAGGTCTGCTTGCACGGTGCGTGTCCGGTGGTGCCTTTCTCGTGCGGGTTtcctgcgcctgctggcCTCTCGGTACCTTGTCTCCGTTTctgccgcgcgtcctcttcttcgccgacttccgcctctgcgtcgctgggcTCCAGCGCGGATTCCGCggggtctccgccgcggcctgcgccgaccCCCCTCGGCGTTTACTACTCCAAGTCTCACGAGTATGTTCGATTCCTCCTGGATGCAccggaggcgtctgcgggcgcctccagcgcgggcgcaggccccGAGCGCGTCTTGTTCGGAATCATCGGCATAAGCGCACATGCAGCGGAAGAACTGGGCGAAGTCGTTTACGCAGACTTCCCTCAACCGATCGAtcgcctcgcgcacgccgcacCAGGGGatgccgcggagaggccagacagcgcagaggcgcagggagACGCCGATGGTTTCTGGGTGAAGCGAGGGAGTCCTGTTTGCTCGCTTGAGAGCGTCAAGAGCGTGGCTGAGGTCTACAGCCCCGTCGACGGACGAGTCACAGCGGTGAACCGAACAGCAGTGAAAACGCCAAATGTGATCTTCCAGGACCCCGAGGGACAGGGGTGGATTCTCAGACTTCAGTTGACGTCCGCCGCAGACAACGGGGGGGActgcggagaggaggagagggcgcgggaAGTTGTCGCCAAACTCACCAAACGACTCATGGACGAAGAACGGTATTGCAAGTTCGTTGAGGCAGAGAAACACGCTACCTCTTCTGAAGATTGA